A window of the Heptranchias perlo isolate sHepPer1 chromosome 37, sHepPer1.hap1, whole genome shotgun sequence genome harbors these coding sequences:
- the keap1b gene encoding kelch-like ECH-associated protein 1B isoform X1, with the protein MYSTECKAEVTPSQNGNRYFHYTLQNHTMQAFEVMNELRLNQQLCDVTLQVRYNNLQREFMAHKIVLASSSPVFKAMFTNGLKECEMEVVSIEGIHPKVMERLIEFAYTASISVGEKCVIHVMNGAVMYQMDSVVKACCDFLAQQLDPSNAIGIANFAEQIGCAELHQKAREYIYMYFSDVAKQEEFFNLSHCQLVTLISREDLNVRCESEVFHACINWVQYDCENRRPYIHALIKTVRCHSLTPHFLQMQLQKCEILKSDSKCKDYLSQIFQDLTLHKPTKVLPRRTPKVPQLMYTAGGYYRQSLSFLEAYNPCDNSWIRLADLKVPRSGLAACVVHGLLYTVGGRNNAPDGNTDSNALDCYNPMNDQWSSCAAMSVPRNRIGVGVIDGLIYAVGGSHGCIHHNSVERYDPERDEWELVAPMLTRRIGVGVAVINRLLYAVGGFDGTNRLNSAECYYPENDEWRMVAAMNTVRSGAGVCALNSCIYTMGGYDGMDQLNSVERYDVEADRWMFVPPMKHRRSALGVTVHQGRIYVLGGYDGHIFLHSVECYNPNTDQWTEVTQLTSGRSGIRVKLETIGKRSLHRRSGTGRLNTGHGEEGGREL; encoded by the exons ATGTATTCCACAGAGTGCAAGGCTGAGGTGACGCCTTCACAGAACGGCAATCGTTATTTCCATTACACACTACAGAATCACACAATGCAGGCATTTGAGGTCATGAACGAGCTGCGCCTGAACCAGCAGTTATGCGACGTCACACTTCAAGTGAGATACAACAATCTTCAGCGAGAGTTTATGGCCCACAAGATCGTCTTGGCCTCCAGCAGTCCTGTCTTCAAAGCTATGTTCACCAATGGCTTAAAG GAATGTGAAATGGAGGTTGTATCCATTGAGGGAATCCATCCTAAAGTAATGGAGAGATTAATCGAGTTTGCATACACTGCCAGTATTTCCGTGGGTGAGAAATGCGTCATACACGTGATGAATGGAGCTGTTATGTACCAAATGGACAGTGTGGTCAAAGCGTGCTGTGATTTCCTGGCACAGCAACTGGATCCCAGTAATGCTATTGGGATTGCAAACTTTGCCGAGCAGATTGGCTGTGCCGAGCTTCACCAGAAAGCCAGGGAATATATCTACATGTACTTTAGTGAT GTGGCAAAGCAGGAAGAGTTCTTTAACCTGTCGCACTGTCAGCTGGTCACCCTTATTAGCCGAGAGGATCTCAATGTGCGCTGTGAATCGGAGGTCTTTCATGCCTGCATCAACTGGGTTCAGTATGACTGTGAGAACCGGAGGCCATATATCCATGCCCTGATAAAAACAGTCCGATGCCATTCTCTCACgccacatttcctgcagatgcaaCTCCAGAAGTGTGAGATCCTCAAATCGGATTCCAAATGCAAAGATTACCTCTCTCAGATTTTCCAAGATTTGACTTTGCACAAGCCTACAAAAGTTCTTCCTCGACGAACACCAAAAGTGCCACAGTTAATGTATACAGCTGGTGGCTACTACCGCCAGTCACTGAGTTTCCTAGAAGCCTACAACCCCTGTGATAACAGTTGGATTAGGTTAGCGGACTTAAAAGTGCCCCGAAGTGGGCTTGCAGCCTGTGTTGTCCATGGACTGCTTTATACAGTGGGTGGTCGGAATAATGCTCCAGATGGGAACACTGATTCTAATGCCCTTGACTGTTATAATCCGATGAACGATCAGTGGTCATCTTGCGCTGCAATGAGTGTTCCAAGGAATCGAATAGGTGTTGGTGTCATTGATGGTCTGATCTATGCTGTTGGAGGAtcacatggctgcattcatcataaCAGTGTGGAGAG ATATGATCCAGAGAGGGACGAATGGGAGCTGGTCGCTCCGATGCTAACACGGAGAATCGGTGTGGGAGTCGCCGTTATTAACCGCCTACTTTATGCAGTTGGAGGTTTTGATGGAACTAACAGATTGAATTCAGCAGAGTGTTACTATCCTGAGAATGATGAGTGGAGGATGGTAGCTGCAATGAATACTGTCAGAAGTGGAGCTG GTGTCTGTGCCCTTAACAGCTGTATTTACACGATGGGAGGCTATGATGGCATGGATCAGCTGAACAGCGTGGAGCGTTATGATGTCGAAGCAGACAGATGGATGTTTGTGCCTCCCATGAAGCACCGCCGCAGTGCCCTCGGAGTCACAGTCCATCAAGGAAGGATTTATGTTCTCG GAGGATATGATGGGCATATTTTCCTTCACAGTGTTGAATGCTACAATCCAAACACTGACCAGTGGACTGAAGTTACCCAACTTACATCAGGCCGCAGTGGG ATCAGAGTGAAGCTGGAAACAATTGGCAAAAGGAGCTTACACAGAAGGAGCGGAACTGGTCGACTTAATACTGGACATGGTGAGGAAGGAGGCAGAGAGCTGTGA
- the keap1b gene encoding kelch-like ECH-associated protein 1B isoform X2 codes for MYSTECKAEVTPSQNGNRYFHYTLQNHTMQAFEVMNELRLNQQLCDVTLQVRYNNLQREFMAHKIVLASSSPVFKAMFTNGLKECEMEVVSIEGIHPKVMERLIEFAYTASISVGEKCVIHVMNGAVMYQMDSVVKACCDFLAQQLDPSNAIGIANFAEQIGCAELHQKAREYIYMYFSDVAKQEEFFNLSHCQLVTLISREDLNVRCESEVFHACINWVQYDCENRRPYIHALIKTVRCHSLTPHFLQMQLQKCEILKSDSKCKDYLSQIFQDLTLHKPTKVLPRRTPKVPQLMYTAGGYYRQSLSFLEAYNPCDNSWIRLADLKVPRSGLAACVVHGLLYTVGGRNNAPDGNTDSNALDCYNPMNDQWSSCAAMSVPRNRIGVGVIDGLIYAVGGSHGCIHHNSVERYDPERDEWELVAPMLTRRIGVGVAVINRLLYAVGGFDGTNRLNSAECYYPENDEWRMVAAMNTVRSGAGVCALNSCIYTMGGYDGMDQLNSVERYDVEADRWMFVPPMKHRRSALGVTVHQGRIYVLGGYDGHIFLHSVECYNPNTDQWTEVTQLTSGRSGVGVAVTMEPCRNQPQR; via the exons ATGTATTCCACAGAGTGCAAGGCTGAGGTGACGCCTTCACAGAACGGCAATCGTTATTTCCATTACACACTACAGAATCACACAATGCAGGCATTTGAGGTCATGAACGAGCTGCGCCTGAACCAGCAGTTATGCGACGTCACACTTCAAGTGAGATACAACAATCTTCAGCGAGAGTTTATGGCCCACAAGATCGTCTTGGCCTCCAGCAGTCCTGTCTTCAAAGCTATGTTCACCAATGGCTTAAAG GAATGTGAAATGGAGGTTGTATCCATTGAGGGAATCCATCCTAAAGTAATGGAGAGATTAATCGAGTTTGCATACACTGCCAGTATTTCCGTGGGTGAGAAATGCGTCATACACGTGATGAATGGAGCTGTTATGTACCAAATGGACAGTGTGGTCAAAGCGTGCTGTGATTTCCTGGCACAGCAACTGGATCCCAGTAATGCTATTGGGATTGCAAACTTTGCCGAGCAGATTGGCTGTGCCGAGCTTCACCAGAAAGCCAGGGAATATATCTACATGTACTTTAGTGAT GTGGCAAAGCAGGAAGAGTTCTTTAACCTGTCGCACTGTCAGCTGGTCACCCTTATTAGCCGAGAGGATCTCAATGTGCGCTGTGAATCGGAGGTCTTTCATGCCTGCATCAACTGGGTTCAGTATGACTGTGAGAACCGGAGGCCATATATCCATGCCCTGATAAAAACAGTCCGATGCCATTCTCTCACgccacatttcctgcagatgcaaCTCCAGAAGTGTGAGATCCTCAAATCGGATTCCAAATGCAAAGATTACCTCTCTCAGATTTTCCAAGATTTGACTTTGCACAAGCCTACAAAAGTTCTTCCTCGACGAACACCAAAAGTGCCACAGTTAATGTATACAGCTGGTGGCTACTACCGCCAGTCACTGAGTTTCCTAGAAGCCTACAACCCCTGTGATAACAGTTGGATTAGGTTAGCGGACTTAAAAGTGCCCCGAAGTGGGCTTGCAGCCTGTGTTGTCCATGGACTGCTTTATACAGTGGGTGGTCGGAATAATGCTCCAGATGGGAACACTGATTCTAATGCCCTTGACTGTTATAATCCGATGAACGATCAGTGGTCATCTTGCGCTGCAATGAGTGTTCCAAGGAATCGAATAGGTGTTGGTGTCATTGATGGTCTGATCTATGCTGTTGGAGGAtcacatggctgcattcatcataaCAGTGTGGAGAG ATATGATCCAGAGAGGGACGAATGGGAGCTGGTCGCTCCGATGCTAACACGGAGAATCGGTGTGGGAGTCGCCGTTATTAACCGCCTACTTTATGCAGTTGGAGGTTTTGATGGAACTAACAGATTGAATTCAGCAGAGTGTTACTATCCTGAGAATGATGAGTGGAGGATGGTAGCTGCAATGAATACTGTCAGAAGTGGAGCTG GTGTCTGTGCCCTTAACAGCTGTATTTACACGATGGGAGGCTATGATGGCATGGATCAGCTGAACAGCGTGGAGCGTTATGATGTCGAAGCAGACAGATGGATGTTTGTGCCTCCCATGAAGCACCGCCGCAGTGCCCTCGGAGTCACAGTCCATCAAGGAAGGATTTATGTTCTCG GAGGATATGATGGGCATATTTTCCTTCACAGTGTTGAATGCTACAATCCAAACACTGACCAGTGGACTGAAGTTACCCAACTTACATCAGGCCGCAGTGGGGTAGGTGTAGCTGTTACCATGGAGCCATGCAGGAACCAACCACAGCGATGA
- the LOC137304374 gene encoding kinetochore protein Spc24-like, which translates to MEVQIQELKALADEMVVILSGCHGEVLLQNAMMNKAKIVNAYLDMEKCVKQLINEMQQTRVHMAQKVIESEEEKEKSFLELQMIKEKWKESQEQNAVQEMELKLLQKELGELEKTEKEIAKMEEEVDEDTTVVIPSTKYLAHIFHKVTKIIWDYDCDPSLIKGVHFGMGIAQPINIDSTKHSESFICDHLWSLVSTDW; encoded by the exons ATGGAGGTGCAGATCCAGGAACTTAAGGCGCTAGCAGATGAAATGGTGGTTATTCTTTCTGGCTGTCATGGAGAGGTACTGCTGCAGAATGCCATGATGAATAAGGCAAAGATTGTGAATGCCTACCTGGATATGGAAAAATGTGTGAAGCAGCTGATTAATG AGATGCAGCAGACACGGGTGCATATGGCACAGAAAGTTATAGAGTCGgaagaagaaaaagagaaaagcttTCTGGAGCTGCAGATGATTAAGGAAAAGTGGAAAGAGAGTCAGGAACAGAACGCTGTGCAAGAAATGGAACTCAAAT TGTTACAGAAAGAGCTAGGGGAGCTTGAGAAGACTGAAAAGGAAATAGCCAAAATGGAAGAAGAGGTGGATGAAGATACAACAGTGGTTATTCCTTCTACTAA GTACTTGGCTCATATCTTCCACAAGGTCACTAAGATCATTTGGGACTATGACTGTGACCCTTCTCTTATAAAAGGCG TTCATTTTGGGATGGGTATAGCGCAGCCCATTAACATCGACTCTACCAAGCACTCTGAGAGTTTCATCTGCGATCACCTGTGGAGCCTGGTGAGCACGGATTGGTAG